The Thalassoroseus pseudoceratinae genome has a segment encoding these proteins:
- a CDS encoding sigma-70 family RNA polymerase sigma factor — translation MSETSANPPQKNSKTAKPSPTEVETGLINRVIRGDTAALAELFSIYRPRLWRMVHFRLHPRLQGRVDADDVLQDAWMKAVDRIDHFLRDASRSCFIWFRMIVSQTMIELHRRHLGADKRTATREVSIHGGWGADSTSSALAFHLLGSFSSPSNAALRAERAKQLDAALQTLSDIDREVLALRHFEELSNRETALVLGMSEQAASARYIRALGRLKVMLEALPEMGNDPK, via the coding sequence ATGTCCGAAACGTCTGCCAACCCACCACAAAAGAACTCGAAGACGGCTAAACCTTCGCCGACCGAGGTCGAGACGGGGTTGATCAATCGGGTGATTCGGGGGGACACCGCAGCGCTGGCGGAATTGTTTTCGATCTATCGTCCCCGATTATGGCGAATGGTGCACTTTCGTCTCCATCCGCGATTGCAAGGCCGGGTCGACGCCGATGATGTCCTCCAAGACGCATGGATGAAAGCCGTCGATCGCATTGACCACTTCCTGCGAGATGCATCGCGATCGTGTTTCATTTGGTTTCGGATGATCGTCAGTCAAACGATGATCGAATTGCACCGTCGGCATTTGGGTGCGGACAAACGTACCGCGACCCGTGAAGTCTCAATTCATGGCGGTTGGGGAGCGGATTCCACGTCGTCGGCTCTGGCGTTCCATTTGTTGGGATCATTTTCCTCACCCAGCAACGCTGCCTTGCGTGCCGAGCGTGCCAAACAGCTCGATGCCGCCTTGCAAACCCTCAGCGATATCGACCGTGAAGTTCTGGCGTTGCGGCATTTCGAGGAATTGAGCAATCGCGAAACCGCACTCGTCTTGGGCATGTCGGAGCAAGCCGCCAGTGCGAGGTACATTCGCGCGTTGGGGCGTCTCAAGGTGATGTTGGAGGCGTTGCCGGAAATGGGCAACGATCCGAAATGA
- a CDS encoding universal stress protein, with amino-acid sequence MIRLDRILVPVDFSECSTSAQKYGVALAERFGAEIHLIHVLQDLVALSPEPGLTFPPPGEYLQELKESADRSLARLPSADDGNATEQPIVREVIHGTPFLEIIRYAKTHDIDLIVLGTHGRGGLAHALLGSVAEKVVRKAGCPVLTIRPEGHQFVMP; translated from the coding sequence ATGATCCGCCTCGATCGAATTTTGGTTCCCGTTGATTTCAGTGAGTGTTCGACATCCGCCCAAAAGTACGGCGTGGCACTTGCGGAACGTTTCGGTGCGGAAATTCACCTGATCCACGTTCTGCAAGATTTGGTCGCGTTGTCGCCGGAACCGGGATTGACGTTTCCTCCGCCGGGTGAATATCTGCAAGAACTCAAAGAAAGTGCGGACCGAAGCTTGGCCCGTTTGCCGTCCGCCGACGATGGCAATGCCACGGAACAACCGATCGTCCGTGAGGTGATTCATGGCACTCCGTTTCTGGAAATTATCCGGTATGCGAAGACGCACGATATTGATTTGATCGTGCTGGGAACGCATGGGCGGGGCGGATTGGCGCATGCTCTGCTAGGAAGTGTCGCGGAAAAAGTTGTCCGCAAAGCTGGCTGCCCCGTCTTGACCATTCGCCCGGAAGGCCATCAATTCGTCATGCCTTAG
- the murB gene encoding UDP-N-acetylmuramate dehydrogenase, protein MTGSTTSLPERFNGITQPDEPLGPRTWLKVGGPAQYLVRPTSQDELVDIVRFCREDDVPIRVLGGGSNLLIRDDGVSGVVLQLDHPSFAELQIDGETARCGSGLTLSHLISETVKAGLAGLETLTGIPGTVGGALRGNAGGRNGDIGQFVQSVTVLTTDGTVSTRKEDELSFAYRQSSINELVILEATFALTQDDPDEITQRMRKLWIMKKSSQPLSFQSAGCIFKNPRGLSAGTLMEQAGLKGTRVGGAEISDRHANFIVTHEDASSDDVLRLIDLARSKVTEQFGVELELEIQVW, encoded by the coding sequence TTGACCGGATCCACCACGAGCTTACCCGAACGCTTCAACGGCATTACGCAGCCGGATGAGCCACTCGGACCCCGTACCTGGCTGAAAGTCGGCGGACCGGCCCAGTATTTGGTCCGTCCGACCAGCCAGGATGAATTGGTCGATATCGTCCGCTTTTGCCGCGAAGACGATGTGCCGATCCGCGTTCTTGGCGGGGGATCGAACCTGCTCATTCGCGACGATGGCGTGAGCGGCGTTGTATTGCAGCTGGATCATCCGTCCTTTGCTGAACTGCAAATCGACGGAGAAACCGCCCGCTGCGGTTCAGGGCTGACGTTGTCGCATCTCATCTCCGAAACCGTGAAGGCGGGCTTGGCCGGTCTGGAAACGTTGACCGGAATTCCCGGCACTGTGGGCGGGGCCTTGCGTGGGAACGCCGGCGGACGTAACGGTGACATCGGGCAATTCGTACAGTCCGTGACAGTTCTGACCACCGATGGCACCGTTTCGACACGCAAGGAAGATGAACTTTCCTTCGCGTACCGACAGAGTTCCATCAATGAACTGGTGATTCTGGAAGCCACGTTCGCATTGACGCAGGACGATCCCGATGAGATCACCCAGCGAATGCGAAAACTGTGGATCATGAAGAAATCCAGCCAACCGCTTTCATTCCAAAGCGCGGGCTGCATCTTCAAAAATCCCCGCGGCCTGAGTGCGGGAACACTCATGGAACAAGCTGGGCTCAAGGGCACACGAGTTGGTGGGGCGGAGATTAGCGATCGACACGCGAATTTTATTGTCACCCATGAAGACGCTAGCTCCGACGATGTCTTGCGACTGATCGATCTCGCTCGATCCAAGGTGACTGAACAATTCGGGGTCGAATTGGAACTCGAAATCCAAGTGTGGTGA
- the cysK gene encoding cysteine synthase A, giving the protein MPVFEDNSQSIGRTPLVKINRLAQDSGATVLAKIEGRNPAYSVKCRIGAAMIWDAEKTGQLKPGMKVVEPTSGNTGIALAFVCAARGYQLTLTMPDSMSIERRMMLKSFGAELILTPGAEGMNGAINKATELSENPEYFMPQQFKNPANPQIHVDTTGPEIWDDSEGQIDILVAGVGTGGTITGISRFIKEKLGKPLHSIAVEPANSPVLSGGSPGKHKIQGIGAGFIPDILDMSLIDEVVQVTDDESFETAGRLAREEGITCGISCGAAMAAALKVAARPESNGKTIVVILPDSGERYLSTPLFNSVRE; this is encoded by the coding sequence ATGCCCGTATTCGAAGATAATTCGCAATCCATCGGCCGAACACCTCTTGTCAAAATCAACCGTTTAGCCCAGGACTCTGGGGCGACAGTCCTCGCCAAAATCGAAGGCCGTAACCCTGCGTACAGCGTCAAATGCCGCATCGGGGCAGCGATGATCTGGGACGCGGAAAAAACCGGGCAGCTCAAGCCGGGCATGAAAGTCGTCGAGCCGACCAGTGGCAATACCGGAATTGCATTGGCGTTCGTGTGTGCAGCGCGTGGGTATCAGCTCACGCTCACCATGCCGGATTCGATGTCCATTGAGCGGCGGATGATGTTGAAATCTTTCGGGGCCGAATTGATTCTCACACCGGGTGCGGAGGGCATGAATGGCGCCATCAACAAGGCGACCGAACTGTCGGAGAACCCCGAATACTTCATGCCCCAACAGTTCAAAAACCCGGCGAACCCACAGATTCACGTCGACACCACTGGCCCGGAAATCTGGGATGATTCCGAAGGCCAAATTGACATTCTGGTCGCGGGCGTCGGTACCGGCGGGACGATTACTGGCATCAGTCGGTTCATCAAGGAGAAACTTGGGAAACCGCTGCATTCCATCGCCGTTGAGCCAGCGAACAGCCCGGTTCTCTCCGGTGGTTCGCCCGGCAAACACAAGATTCAAGGAATCGGTGCCGGTTTCATTCCGGACATTCTCGATATGTCTTTGATCGATGAAGTCGTCCAAGTGACCGACGACGAATCCTTTGAAACCGCCGGACGATTGGCCCGTGAAGAGGGCATCACCTGCGGAATCAGTTGTGGTGCTGCGATGGCGGCCGCGTTGAAAGTCGCCGCCCGTCCTGAGTCCAACGGCAAGACAATCGTGGTCATTCTACCGGACAGTGGCGAACGATATCTTTCCACTCCATTGTTCAACAGTGTCCGCGAGTAA
- a CDS encoding bifunctional folylpolyglutamate synthase/dihydrofolate synthase, which yields MMTIQTDQDVADFLASRINLEQSRRTSHIERGYKLERMRALLDRLGNPQEQLKTVHIAGTKGKGSTAAMTASILRAAGLTVGLFTSPHISRFEERIAVNGNPIPSESVIPLMRQIAEAEDASDFREQFGQITYFEVLTALGWLYFDQCGVDVVVLEVGLGGRLDSTNICRPTVTAITSISRDHTELLGNSLEEIAAEKGGIIKPGVPCVVGPLPPNARSVIEEICRRNSATSINISSLIPSAEETKFDLETPHRRYENLTVGLHGSHQTSNAIVAVMITEMLDQSGIPVPVDAVREGLRSVQWPLRCEVFRENPVVLLDAAHNWASAGVLAGTLSRFPADRRFLIFGSSGDKDFEGILRQLVPHFDCIVLAPYAANRRSCDPQLLAAHLRRFSNQPVHCARNVQDAWSRVRTWSTDRDLICCTGSFFVASELRAILAADSHAT from the coding sequence ATGATGACGATTCAAACGGATCAGGATGTCGCCGATTTCCTGGCTTCCCGCATCAACCTGGAACAGTCCCGTCGAACGTCACACATCGAACGCGGCTACAAACTCGAACGCATGCGAGCTTTGCTCGATCGTTTGGGGAACCCGCAAGAGCAACTCAAGACGGTTCACATTGCTGGCACCAAGGGCAAGGGGTCGACAGCGGCGATGACCGCATCGATTCTTCGTGCAGCTGGTCTCACGGTTGGCTTGTTCACGTCGCCGCACATCTCCCGATTCGAAGAACGCATTGCCGTCAACGGAAATCCGATTCCGTCGGAGTCCGTCATCCCATTGATGCGACAAATTGCAGAGGCGGAAGACGCATCCGATTTCCGAGAGCAATTCGGACAGATCACCTACTTCGAAGTACTCACCGCATTGGGCTGGCTGTACTTCGATCAATGTGGCGTTGATGTCGTGGTTTTAGAGGTTGGTCTCGGTGGCCGATTGGATTCGACCAACATTTGCCGACCAACCGTCACTGCGATCACCTCCATCAGTCGCGACCATACGGAACTTCTGGGAAACTCCCTGGAAGAAATCGCCGCCGAGAAGGGTGGCATCATCAAACCAGGTGTTCCTTGTGTCGTCGGTCCGTTGCCGCCCAACGCGCGATCCGTGATTGAAGAAATCTGCCGACGAAATTCTGCCACGAGCATTAACATCAGTTCCCTGATTCCATCCGCAGAAGAAACCAAGTTCGATCTCGAAACCCCGCATCGACGGTACGAGAATTTGACGGTCGGGCTACACGGTTCGCATCAGACATCAAACGCCATTGTCGCGGTGATGATCACCGAAATGCTGGATCAATCTGGAATTCCCGTACCCGTCGATGCAGTCAGGGAGGGACTTCGGTCCGTGCAATGGCCGCTGCGGTGCGAAGTGTTCCGTGAAAATCCTGTTGTGCTGCTCGATGCGGCTCACAATTGGGCATCGGCTGGAGTTTTGGCCGGAACGCTCAGCCGATTTCCTGCGGACCGGCGGTTTTTGATTTTTGGTTCCAGTGGCGACAAAGATTTCGAAGGCATTCTCCGCCAGCTCGTTCCGCACTTCGATTGTATCGTTCTCGCCCCGTATGCCGCCAACCGACGGAGTTGCGACCCTCAATTGTTGGCCGCCCATCTCCGCCGATTCTCGAACCAACCGGTTCACTGTGCGAGGAACGTCCAGGACGCCTGGTCGCGAGTCCGCACCTGGAGCACCGACCGCGACTTGATCTGCTGCACCGGCTCTTTCTTCGTCGCGTCGGAACTCCGAGCGATTCTCGCAGCCGATTCACACGCTACGTAG
- a CDS encoding Ldh family oxidoreductase yields the protein MPIFSAETLRKFSESLLEAGGAQHDEATTVADSLVQANLRGHDSHGVMRLPSYIERVQSGGIKSGAKLDVVHEAASALVCDGNWGFGQVLSQELTKRLIEKAGETGIACGTLRQSAHIGRLGEYAEMAAEHGMIAIVCANTHGAAQRVAPVGGKRPRLGTNPLCIGVPGGEEGPFLLDFGTSATAEGKVRVKRIGGAECPPGWLLDPDGQPTCDPNKLYGDPPGTILPMGGDQAYKGFGLAFMIEMLCGGLSGGQCAYPNPPAPVGNCAFFIVIAPQTFGEDGHLAQEVRQLEQYVRSVPKIDESATITLPGDPERRVYEDRVQSGISLDDGNWQALVDLATSLGVEAPSAT from the coding sequence ATGCCAATATTTTCCGCTGAGACGTTACGCAAATTTTCCGAGTCGCTCCTCGAAGCCGGTGGTGCCCAACACGATGAAGCAACCACCGTGGCCGATAGTTTGGTGCAAGCCAATTTACGGGGTCACGATTCCCACGGTGTGATGCGATTACCGTCGTACATTGAACGTGTTCAAAGTGGCGGCATCAAATCGGGTGCCAAGTTGGACGTCGTTCACGAAGCAGCCAGCGCTCTGGTGTGCGACGGCAACTGGGGGTTCGGACAGGTATTGTCGCAAGAGTTGACGAAGCGATTGATCGAGAAGGCAGGCGAAACCGGCATTGCATGCGGCACGCTTCGGCAATCGGCACACATTGGTCGACTTGGCGAATATGCGGAAATGGCTGCGGAACATGGGATGATCGCCATCGTTTGTGCCAACACTCACGGAGCCGCTCAACGAGTCGCGCCGGTTGGCGGAAAACGGCCACGTTTGGGAACGAATCCTTTGTGCATTGGTGTTCCCGGTGGTGAAGAGGGACCGTTTTTGCTGGACTTCGGCACCAGTGCGACGGCCGAAGGCAAAGTTCGCGTGAAGCGAATCGGTGGAGCCGAATGCCCTCCCGGATGGCTATTGGATCCCGATGGCCAACCGACCTGCGATCCCAATAAACTTTATGGCGACCCACCAGGGACCATCTTGCCGATGGGTGGGGATCAGGCCTACAAAGGATTCGGATTGGCATTCATGATCGAAATGCTCTGTGGAGGGCTTTCCGGTGGACAATGTGCCTACCCGAATCCACCGGCTCCCGTTGGGAACTGTGCGTTCTTCATCGTGATTGCTCCCCAGACATTCGGTGAGGATGGTCATTTGGCTCAGGAAGTTCGTCAACTAGAACAGTACGTTCGCAGCGTTCCCAAAATCGACGAATCGGCAACCATCACGTTGCCCGGTGATCCCGAACGGCGTGTCTACGAAGACCGCGTTCAATCCGGAATTAGTCTCGATGATGGCAACTGGCAAGCTCTTGTTGATTTGGCGACCTCGTTGGGTGTCGAGGCGCCATCAGCAACATAG
- the murC gene encoding UDP-N-acetylmuramate--L-alanine ligase has protein sequence MAQPMKVAEVSNRYLESMLVQTRTLNDWMPSSRVTEIAFSKDVDQPPMSATSILRHPACRVRQFRLPNGDPIRAVHFVGICGSGMRALAELAHGLGWSVSGSDAGGASAALHSMRQRGWQVNAEHSQDAIPDDCDVVVYSAAVPKTNPERLHAEQSGVSCLSYSEMLGLMMGSCTGVVVAGTHGKSTTTALTATALQYAGLSPTTVFGAEVLRDAHCSLPGRSGWAGHGDLFVTEGCEYQRNFLDLRPQYAVITGIEADHLDYYRDEDDIHDAYRAFAQGVAPDGILLINQECRASREIAESAKCETATFSRQSGADWWAADIKPHGDGYRFRVFHDGWYFAEITMGLPGLHNVDNALAAIAVAHHAGASVSDIREGLADFAGLRRRFESQGSWKGVTLIDDYAHHPTAVKATLKTARKRFGQRRVICVFEPHQMCRTKALMSDFSRAFADADETLIAPIFTARESNTESAEGVALALADEITQNSCPAEYVGSLDRIIGTLDDNLRPGDVLITMGAGNIDRIHHELTRTLQRHYAAG, from the coding sequence ATGGCACAACCGATGAAGGTTGCAGAGGTTTCCAACCGATATCTGGAATCGATGCTCGTTCAAACTCGCACTTTGAACGATTGGATGCCGTCATCACGGGTGACGGAAATCGCTTTCTCCAAGGACGTTGACCAACCGCCTATGAGTGCCACGTCGATTCTCCGCCACCCCGCTTGCCGTGTTCGCCAGTTTCGATTGCCGAATGGCGATCCGATTCGTGCGGTCCACTTTGTCGGAATTTGCGGAAGCGGAATGCGTGCGTTGGCGGAGTTGGCTCATGGCTTGGGCTGGAGCGTCTCCGGTTCCGATGCCGGTGGAGCCTCCGCTGCCCTTCATTCCATGAGACAACGTGGTTGGCAAGTGAATGCCGAGCACTCGCAAGACGCCATTCCGGACGATTGTGATGTTGTTGTCTACAGCGCCGCAGTTCCGAAAACAAACCCGGAACGATTGCACGCCGAGCAGTCGGGAGTCTCGTGTCTTTCCTACAGCGAGATGTTGGGCCTGATGATGGGCTCCTGCACGGGTGTTGTCGTCGCCGGAACGCATGGCAAGAGCACCACGACCGCGTTGACCGCAACGGCTTTGCAATACGCCGGACTTTCACCGACAACCGTCTTCGGTGCGGAAGTTTTGCGGGACGCTCATTGTTCATTGCCCGGACGGAGTGGATGGGCTGGTCACGGTGATTTGTTTGTCACTGAAGGCTGCGAGTACCAACGCAACTTTCTCGATCTGCGACCGCAATACGCCGTGATTACGGGAATTGAAGCCGATCATCTCGATTATTACCGAGACGAAGACGACATCCACGATGCCTATCGGGCATTTGCTCAGGGAGTCGCTCCGGATGGCATCCTGCTGATCAATCAAGAATGTCGTGCATCTCGCGAAATTGCCGAATCAGCGAAGTGCGAGACCGCGACGTTTTCTCGTCAATCGGGAGCCGATTGGTGGGCGGCGGACATCAAACCGCACGGAGATGGGTACCGGTTCCGCGTGTTCCACGACGGATGGTACTTCGCCGAGATCACCATGGGATTGCCGGGTTTGCACAACGTCGACAATGCCTTGGCGGCGATCGCGGTGGCCCATCATGCCGGTGCGTCGGTGAGCGACATTCGTGAGGGACTCGCGGACTTTGCTGGACTGCGACGACGGTTTGAATCGCAAGGCTCGTGGAAAGGTGTCACGCTGATCGACGACTATGCTCATCACCCGACCGCGGTGAAGGCGACTTTGAAAACCGCCCGCAAACGGTTCGGTCAGCGGCGAGTCATTTGTGTCTTTGAGCCGCATCAAATGTGCCGCACGAAGGCGTTGATGTCCGATTTTTCTCGGGCGTTTGCGGATGCCGATGAAACGTTGATCGCACCGATTTTCACCGCTCGCGAAAGCAACACAGAGTCTGCGGAAGGGGTCGCGTTGGCGTTGGCTGATGAGATCACTCAGAATTCTTGCCCAGCGGAGTACGTCGGTTCGCTTGACCGCATCATCGGAACTTTAGACGATAACCTCCGACCTGGAGACGTTTTGATCACGATGGGAGCGGGAAACATTGACCGGATCCACCACGAGCTTACCCGAACGCTTCAACGGCATTACGCAGCCGGATGA
- the mazG gene encoding nucleoside triphosphate pyrophosphohydrolase, giving the protein MNNRPTPSEMGHPPAADRVQPAFQKFCEVVARLRAPDGCPWDREQTLETIKPYTLEETYELLEAIDSGDDASIVEELGDVLLQVVLDAQVAADERRFDIVEVIEVITAKMIRRHPHVFGEVDTDDKMEIARNWERIKQSEKPRNSILDGIPLDLPQLARAARISKKAARVGYDFPQREMLFDKLTEEINELANELFENGEIPQVTASVDTPVVSDAPVTDPEQKARIESELGDVLFVLANIARRWGINPEEALRSSNRKFTQRFQHIEQAAKESGLSLHDMTLTEMESAYQQAKQAAAQNESG; this is encoded by the coding sequence GTGAACAACCGCCCGACACCAAGCGAAATGGGACATCCGCCCGCCGCCGATCGTGTCCAACCGGCCTTTCAAAAGTTTTGTGAGGTTGTCGCGCGTTTGCGTGCTCCCGACGGCTGCCCGTGGGACCGGGAACAAACTTTGGAGACCATCAAGCCGTACACGCTCGAAGAAACCTACGAACTCCTGGAAGCAATCGACAGTGGAGACGATGCTTCCATCGTCGAAGAGTTGGGGGACGTCTTGCTGCAGGTCGTGCTCGATGCTCAAGTCGCGGCGGACGAACGGCGGTTCGATATCGTCGAGGTTATTGAAGTTATCACGGCGAAAATGATTCGTCGCCATCCGCATGTGTTCGGTGAAGTCGACACCGACGACAAAATGGAAATCGCGCGGAATTGGGAACGGATCAAGCAATCCGAAAAGCCGCGGAATTCCATTCTCGACGGCATTCCGCTTGATCTGCCCCAATTGGCCCGAGCGGCTCGAATCTCCAAAAAGGCCGCTCGCGTCGGTTATGATTTTCCGCAACGCGAGATGCTGTTCGACAAACTCACTGAGGAAATCAACGAGCTCGCAAACGAATTGTTCGAGAACGGTGAGATTCCGCAAGTCACTGCCAGCGTCGACACCCCCGTAGTCTCCGACGCCCCCGTGACCGATCCCGAGCAGAAAGCGCGGATCGAGAGTGAATTGGGTGACGTATTGTTTGTATTGGCGAACATTGCCCGCCGTTGGGGGATTAATCCCGAAGAAGCCTTGCGGTCGAGCAATCGAAAGTTCACGCAACGGTTCCAACACATCGAACAGGCGGCGAAAGAGTCCGGCCTTTCACTGCACGATATGACGCTCACGGAAATGGAATCAGCTTATCAACAAGCGAAGCAAGCCGCGGCTCAAAACGAGTCTGGTTGA
- a CDS encoding serine/threonine protein kinase: MSESSEFDEAELDGFPITTPSDANGGRDSLEMIASEFSERARASDVPSIEEYVRAHPHLAEQIREILPMVATLEGWKIRKESECLKRLLPEEFSPGRLGRYEILRELGRGGMGVVYEAREDGSNRHVALKLLPWRFANAMPRWSERFRREAETIARLRHRNIVPIFDYAESDGYMYYVMQLVEGVDLRWIIDRLKHESAVVYANEIHRLGRQMETPSKSPTAEPSPFRSGRRLTLTSWMGFAKLIVQAAQALDYAHRQGVLHNDIKPGNLMLDATGQLFVADFGIGGDWTEEFETNEPAAGTLRYTAPERLRDEPFDGRSDVYSLGATLYELATRRPMFTVQDRVALATAILEDSPPSVRELQPKMPNQFAAVIHKAIAKNPAERYQSAIEFANDLLRFVHGQVTEASIENRWWNRLKRFLARRSSQSEQT, translated from the coding sequence ATGAGCGAGTCCTCCGAATTCGACGAAGCCGAATTGGATGGATTCCCGATCACCACACCGTCCGATGCCAATGGCGGACGCGACTCTCTCGAAATGATCGCTAGCGAATTTTCGGAGCGAGCGCGAGCCAGCGACGTACCGTCCATCGAGGAGTACGTGCGAGCCCATCCACATCTCGCTGAGCAAATCCGGGAAATTCTCCCAATGGTGGCCACGTTGGAAGGCTGGAAGATTCGCAAAGAATCGGAGTGCCTCAAGCGTTTGTTGCCGGAGGAGTTTTCACCGGGACGGTTGGGACGGTACGAGATTCTTCGCGAGTTGGGACGAGGCGGCATGGGCGTGGTCTACGAAGCCCGCGAAGACGGCTCAAATCGGCACGTTGCGTTGAAGTTGCTGCCGTGGCGGTTCGCCAATGCAATGCCTCGATGGAGCGAACGGTTCCGTCGCGAAGCCGAAACCATCGCCCGGTTGCGACATCGAAACATCGTGCCGATTTTTGACTACGCCGAGTCCGATGGCTACATGTACTACGTCATGCAACTTGTGGAAGGTGTGGATCTTCGCTGGATCATCGACCGTCTAAAGCACGAATCGGCCGTGGTCTATGCGAATGAAATCCACCGTCTCGGCCGACAAATGGAGACCCCGTCGAAAAGCCCGACAGCCGAACCATCGCCATTCCGGTCGGGACGTCGTTTGACGCTCACTTCATGGATGGGATTCGCAAAACTCATCGTCCAGGCGGCTCAGGCGTTGGACTACGCACACCGCCAAGGTGTACTGCACAACGACATCAAACCCGGCAACCTGATGCTCGATGCGACGGGTCAATTGTTTGTGGCTGATTTTGGAATCGGCGGCGATTGGACGGAAGAATTCGAAACCAACGAACCGGCAGCGGGCACGCTTCGGTACACGGCTCCGGAACGACTTCGAGATGAACCCTTCGACGGTCGCAGCGATGTTTACTCGCTCGGTGCCACACTATACGAGCTGGCCACGAGACGTCCGATGTTCACCGTCCAAGACCGCGTCGCGTTGGCGACTGCGATTCTGGAAGATTCACCGCCGTCGGTCCGCGAACTTCAGCCGAAAATGCCGAATCAATTTGCCGCTGTGATTCACAAGGCGATCGCCAAGAATCCTGCCGAACGATACCAATCCGCCATCGAATTCGCGAACGATCTGCTGCGATTCGTTCACGGCCAAGTAACGGAAGCCAGCATTGAAAACCGTTGGTGGAACCGGCTCAAACGGTTTCTCGCTCGCCGGTCGTCTCAATCCGAACAGACTTGA